TGTCCTGTGTATTTTGGGGGGGAATTTTGAGGTTGTAAGCAACAACAGTTAAACTTAGACATTATTTACTTAGTGGTTCTAGACACTGTATTTTCAATATAAAACCTCTTTCTTTTTGGGGGTATGGGAGGGTGTTTGGGGCTGTTGACAGCCCTGGAAATGATGCAGACAAAATCATTATTGTTAACTGAACCCTGCTGGCTGCACCATTCCCTCCAAACTTTCTTCTGATGGGTGAACCATTAATGCAAAAGCAATCTACAATTACATCCATGTATATGTACTTTTTACCCGTACAGCAGCTGTACCACCATGTTTTAGCTTTCCCAACTGTATTCTTTCTTGCTCATATATGAGAGAAGACAGAATTGTGCCTTACATCTTGGGGGTAATGTCTCACAGTTAAAATGACCCTGTTCGACAGGAAGCACCGACTTAATGATCTAGAAACAAATGGAACAGGCACACAGCGCTGCCAGGTGTAGACAGCATATGACTGGCAACTGTTTCCCACACCTACCAGCAGCTAAAATAGCTCTAGACCTCCTTACAGTGACAGAATTAGACTCTGCTATCTTGGACTGACGTCGAGACTCTGACCTACTGCAAATGGTGACATTAGGCCAGTGGAGTTGCCCCCGATCCACACACATCGTCTGATTCCTAGTCGGTGTGTGTGGATCGGGGGCAACTCCACTGGCCTAATGTCACCATTTCCAGTCGGTGTGTGTGGGAATGTGCTGAGATTGAGCTGAAGTTGTTTTCCTTTTACAGTATGACTAGTGAGATCCTATGAGAGCTCAAGCTAAGTCACTGAAAAAGTTTTCAGATCCATTGAAAGTATCCATATAACAATGTAgaagtggagtagaagtacaaagtacCATACAATAAAATGGACAACACAATCAAATACAATAACTTCAAAATTGCGCTGTACTACTTCATTACTTCCCCCCACCTTCAACCACTTTCACATGACTTTTTTTGCCATCGtgcatttaatttaataaatctttatttatgatcaaatacctcTTAGGAAGGAGATGACACAATCCTGGTACGAGTGGTTCCAGCGAAATCATCGCGACCTCCCGGCAAAATCAAGATGAACTTTGAAGACATGGAGAAGAGTCGAGAGGAGGAACTGCTGAAGAAGgccgaggaggagaagaagagacgATACGACGAAGACAGGCGATCCTTCAGGGATGCCAAGCGACGCTCAATTGTTCAGCAGGTCGGAATAtgaagaaatgaacattttttttaacattcagcTCAAATAAGATCTTGTTTTGCAGCCACCTTAATGATCGTGCATCACAGTTAAACAACATCTACTGACTTCTTACACTCGTTTGGATCTaggatgaagaagagaagcCCTCAGAGAAGATGCAGGTGACTCCTGGAAAGCTAAAGCTGGcatttgaggagctggagaaggaaaGGCAGGAACAGAGAAAGAAGCATGCTGAGGAAGAAGCCAAACGCCGCCTCCTGGATGAGAAGAAAGCTTTTGAGGAGGCCAAGCTGGGAATGGTAAACaaaactccatttaaaaaataacTACCACATCTTAATACATGTAAGATACTTTACTatccctttttttcttccttgtgCTTGTAATACTTTTGCCTGCTGTCAGgcagaagatgaggaggacgCTAAGCCAGCTCAGGAAGACAAGGAGGAGTTGCGACCTGGAAAACTGAGGCTGAGCTTTGAAGAGCTGGAAAGGCAAAGGGTAGAAGAAGAGCGCAAGAAAGCAGAGGACGAGGCCAAGAGACGAATGGTGGAAGAGAGACGAGCTTTTGCTGAAGCCAGGAAGAGCATGGTCAGTGTGCGCTACAATATGCTTCCCAATATTATAtaaatgcaaatacaaaattcaattaaaaaaaaatctgtaaaaatgaCCTTGATCTGATATTTCCTTGGAGGAATACTTAGACTATCTAGTGgagaatttgagaaaaaaattgataccactcttatCTTTACGCTAAGTATAAGGCATAAGCGAGCACTTAGCTAGCCAtagctagcagctggttagcataaacactgaaaatggaggagaaacaactagcttttttttttttggagtccCAGACTATAGGGATGTCTTTGCATCAACATGAAACGACAGTCGTCCTGGAGCATCTTGTTACCGAGGTCGTGGACCCAACTGCTAACAAAAAAAATTTGTATGCCTGCATGCTTTCATATGAGCTATGAACGACGTCTGAATGACCAGGTAGTTTGTTATATCTACTGCCTCAATAGCAGCAAATCTTTCAGATCAGTTGAAAAATTGCTCCCCTTCATAACGtaagggtcacatccaacacattatctgattttctgtttatacctttCTCTCGTAGTTTCATTTAAACTAgcccagtaagaactttcctaCATGTTGTCCATtgtggttttcacttcctgccctccatctgaatttaatgtcaGGTGACTACAAACAAcctatttcttggctgggagctGTAACTTCCTGGAATCTGCCTGGCAACAGCTcaataaaagtaataataataataataataatctggcTCATAACACCtttgaaatgcagaaaacagttgtttttacTAAATTAACCAGAAATATCACGTCAATTATTTAGCTTTAGAGGTACTGGTAGTTTGATTGTGTCAACCAGGAAAGCTGTTCAAaagtgtccagtgtttgtgctaacTAACCTACTTTACATTTATCAGACAGACCTGAGAGTAGAATTGGTCTACCCTTCTCACTCTCtgacagaaagcaaataagctaATTACCCAAAACGTCAAACTCTTCCTTtaaggctgttttcagctaaacCTTTAGCACAAATGTTGTCACACAAATAGCCTCATTTTGAAAAGCTGCATGAATCTGGTGGTGAAACTGCCTTGCTGTGTTCTTACTCAGCTCGTAGATGAAGATGACGAGGTGCTGATGGCCTTACTGAACCTGGAGGGCAGTAAACCCGGGAAGATATGCGTCAGTTTTGAGGAGCTGGAGCgccagagaagagaggaggagcagaggaaggcagaggaggaggccaagAAGAGactggaagaggagaaaaggctCTTTGCAGAGGCCCGCAAGAGCATGGTAAGTCTACACGCCTCGATGTATTGAAGACTCTGCATGTATTGTGGTGAAAATGATAGTTACTGCTCAGGCTTTGGCTTAATTTACTTTGGCCGAGCTGCTCAGCTTTCCATTTTATAACAACTGTGAAACCTGTATTATGTCAAAATGATCAATTGCCCAAGCACACATAAAacagcacatacatacactttattaatattatatCATTATGTAAGTGTTTCTAATTCTAATTGGATGAAGATGAATCATTTTTGTTACTGTATAATCAGTCTGATGGGCTCATATGGTACACCTGCATTGCTGTTCCCTTGTCCAAATTATTTCTTAAAGAGCCCTGGCCTGGATCAGGAAAGGTCTGCATATGGAGATGAAACAGtaagatattttcattttcaaatgtaagTTTTGTATACCATCACCATGTACAAGAGTAAGCAAAGCAAAGGTTGACAGATTatgatgtcttgttttttgttttttttttggctgcatgCTGTCTTTAAATATGCAACAATAAGAATGGCTCATGCttagtttttgttggttttatgACATTTAATGTTGGGTAAGTAGTTGGACTCGTGACTGTAATACAACATGGACATAATACTTGATGCAGTCATTTATTTTACCACCAAACCtttgtgtgtactttgtgtgtatAGATACTAGATGAGGAAGAAGGGATGGTGAAGAGTGACTCTCAGGAAGCACTGCATCCTAGAAAACTGGAGATCAACTTTGAAGAGCTACtcaaagagaaggaggaggctgagaggagacGCAAGGCAGAGGAGCgcaaaaagaaaatggagcagGAGAAGCAGGAATTTGAACAACTCAGACAAGAGATGGGCGAGGTCAGTCCAGAACAGATGTATGCAGACCATGTCCACCACGTACTCTGTAACTTTCTCAGCCAACTATGCCTGAGAACATAGCACTTGTTTCCAAATACATGTACTGAATTCCTGTAAGCTCATGCATGACATACAGAATCTAatgccaaaaaaacaaatgtaaccTCTGACCGGTATGGAAAATCATTTGTTCTTTGTCTCACAGGATGAAGTGAATGAAAGCTCAGATGTTGTAAGCAAAGAGTACGAAGAACTGACCAAGCTCAAGAGAACTGGCTCCATCCAGGCCAAGAACCTCAAGTCCAAATTTGAAAAGATCAAGCAGCTGACTGAGGAGGAAATTCAGAAAAAGattgagatggagagagcacGGAGGAAGGCCATTGATGATGaaattaaagagagagaagctgagagGTTCCAGGGGGTAAGAgtgtacacacagtatacaggGATGTGAAAAACAAGTAGTTAACATGACCAGAAAATGTTGCGCTAGCCTTCATTTCTTTATTATCTCTGTGTCACATATTAgaattgctgtgtttttcaggaggatgaggaaagaGAAACAACTCCAGTGAGGGCGGAGGAGTCACCATTCAAGCAGAAGGTGGACATGCGAGCCCGATTTCAACAAATGGCCAAAGCcagagaagatgaggagaggaggaggatagaggagcagaagctgcagaggatgCAGTTTGAACAGCAAGAGATTGATGCTGCCCTCCAAAAAGTAAACCACACAAGCAAGATCCTTCCTCATGCATGAGAGCATAAGGTTGCTTTGACCCTGGCAATagtttgtaatttttttttaatgtcatctGTTTGCAGAAGAAGGAGGATGATGTGGAAGATGAAAGTAGCATCATCAACGGCTCCGCAGCCtatgaagatgaggaagatcATGCCAGGTCGGGGGCTCCGTGGTTTAAAAAGCCCCTTAAAAATCAATCAGTGGTGGACTCGGAGCCAGTACGATTCACCGTTAAGATCACCGGGGAGCCCAAGCCAGAAGTGACCTGGTGGTTTGAGGGAGAGATGCTCCAGGACTGTGAGGACTATCAGTACATCGAGAGAGGGGAGACATACTGCCTCTACCTGCCAGAGACCTTCCCAGAGGATGAGGGAGAGTACATGTGCAAGGCTGTGAACAGCAGAGGCACAGCAGCAAGTACCTGCATCCTCACAATAGAAAGTAAGACCACCTTGGTGTGATTGCATGCCTGCACCTTCCTTCCTCTCTATGAAGTGGATCGcatgctcctcttcctcatgaaCTCGAGCTGAGTGGCAGATGTGGATAActgctcttctgtttctttcttgcAGCTTATGACTACTGATGCCCCTCCACAATCTGGAAACTTTCCCTGTTGTCTCTCACTCCTTTTGTAAAACTTTGTCCCTTGTGGTATGgtcagacagcagagggaagaaaagagcagTATGCTTGGCATTCCTGAGGGAGGgatacacaacaacaacaaaaaaagacagcaaaaaaaatgcaagaggTTGTTTACGTATTGCTTAGTTGTAAAGCTGCACTCCCTGTTAGAGTAGCATGATACCTGTGCCAAAAACAGACAAGattcttgtttgtttcttgttcaAAACTATCTTTGGTGCAAGGCCCTTTACAATATTTGTGATACCAGCAATTTTTAAGTATCATAGTGCTGTGCTGTAAATATCAAACTTTATGGTCCATACATGGCAAACATTATGCCCGAGGcattgaaatgtaaaatgtctttgtgtgcTGATTTTAACGAACAAAATACAGGAACATTACAGTAAAACATCTTACACGCTTGCTTGGGTATTCTACTGCTCATTGACTCCATCAATATCAATCAGCATGTAGTTTTTGTACTTTTCACCATATTAGTTAATGGTATTGTGATACTTGGCTGGTATTATATTGAGTGGCAACACAATAGTCGTCACTTAATTGAAAATCCAAAGTGAAGGGTCCAGTGACAAAGATATGATGTATTGCAGGAACAAAACAAGTTGAAATCGAGCGTGCATCCAGATGTTCAGTGAAACTCTTAAGGTCCagatttagcatttttaaattGCAGCATTTAAAGAAGTTGAGTATGTTCATTTTCCATGTACCAAatcccctttttctttttgagttAATTGTAATATTCTTGATACAGTTGTCATACTTCAGTTGTGCTAGACAGTAGGTAACCGCTTTATGGtttgataatgaaaaaaaaacataggcTAGCCTGAATATTTCTCATGttataaatgaaaatgttttaataaaattaagaaaaataacagattttttgtGGTTTCTTGAATTGTTTCAGAGTAAATGTAATCGATGGGTCCATCAGCATACAGCATATATTTATTCTGTGAGTCCTTTCCATACCTAGACCCTGAGGTTTTGAACCTAATTATTTTTCCTAGGATGGTGAAGGTATATCCCACCTACTCTGCC
The Chaetodon auriga isolate fChaAug3 chromosome 3, fChaAug3.hap1, whole genome shotgun sequence DNA segment above includes these coding regions:
- the nexn gene encoding nexilin; this translates as MTEVAQVAALVAHDMDDVTNEDENNTSDAENKGDDVNEDSAVEEKSEETSRTEDENPCHVNDDASKETEKTCMNGVKYKESKHKGDEDEGSEAVNGVAQDAETKRNAKPDTNEDENISELTLKKEKLLRSRKPVARSYVPKLNKEKGDVTNKFEAMQKAREERSRQRNKEEQQKRKEQYVKEREWNRRKQQIKELLASSDEEEEVKPKVEKSYVPKITGSVKGKFAEMEKQRQEGERKKMEGERKKREAQDKIEKAKIQKELAQKAAEEGDDTILVRVVPAKSSRPPGKIKMNFEDMEKSREEELLKKAEEEKKRRYDEDRRSFRDAKRRSIVQQDEEEKPSEKMQVTPGKLKLAFEELEKERQEQRKKHAEEEAKRRLLDEKKAFEEAKLGMAEDEEDAKPAQEDKEELRPGKLRLSFEELERQRVEEERKKAEDEAKRRMVEERRAFAEARKSMLVDEDDEVLMALLNLEGSKPGKICVSFEELERQRREEEQRKAEEEAKKRLEEEKRLFAEARKSMILDEEEGMVKSDSQEALHPRKLEINFEELLKEKEEAERRRKAEERKKKMEQEKQEFEQLRQEMGEDEVNESSDVVSKEYEELTKLKRTGSIQAKNLKSKFEKIKQLTEEEIQKKIEMERARRKAIDDEIKEREAERFQGEDEERETTPVRAEESPFKQKVDMRARFQQMAKAREDEERRRIEEQKLQRMQFEQQEIDAALQKKKEDDVEDESSIINGSAAYEDEEDHARSGAPWFKKPLKNQSVVDSEPVRFTVKITGEPKPEVTWWFEGEMLQDCEDYQYIERGETYCLYLPETFPEDEGEYMCKAVNSRGTAASTCILTIESKTTLV